The Opitutaceae bacterium genome has a window encoding:
- a CDS encoding BamA/TamA family outer membrane protein codes for MRDVSLVLLALVLGSPTAMAQEVAKETAEPLGSSLMDDGWLDLSGFLDKKFGFLPLAVPITEPAVGYGIGGGVAFLDKPFGEARKEFSRPNATFAGGFASENDSWGLIVGDMRQWEDGRLQTLAGTVHASVNLDFYGIGSDDTLGEEPRSYNLEPTGGMVQGKYRLGESRVFAGFGYALASIAVSFDSPGGAPGLPGDSGTSNVGGLSPSLTYDTRDNIFTPIKGTYLEASLGLFTEWLGSDGDFRRSNLIAMHYLPLRDKWTLGLRGQITTSSEETPFYLRPFVYLRGVPAMRYQGEDMAQLEAELCWQFWERYSLVGFAGTGAAWNEWTKFERRQSVVAGGGGFRYEIAREYGIHAGLDVAFGPENTAIYI; via the coding sequence ATGCGCGACGTCAGTCTGGTATTGTTGGCCTTGGTCCTGGGCAGCCCGACGGCGATGGCGCAGGAAGTCGCGAAGGAAACTGCCGAACCGCTGGGTTCGAGTCTGATGGACGACGGGTGGCTCGACCTGAGCGGTTTCCTCGACAAGAAGTTCGGGTTTCTGCCGCTGGCGGTCCCGATCACCGAGCCGGCGGTCGGCTACGGGATCGGCGGAGGTGTCGCCTTCCTCGACAAGCCGTTCGGCGAGGCGCGGAAGGAATTCTCCCGCCCCAATGCCACCTTCGCCGGGGGCTTTGCGTCAGAGAATGATTCCTGGGGATTGATCGTGGGCGATATGCGCCAGTGGGAGGACGGCCGATTGCAGACCCTGGCCGGAACGGTTCATGCATCGGTCAATCTCGACTTCTACGGTATCGGTTCGGACGATACATTGGGAGAGGAGCCCAGGAGTTACAATCTTGAGCCGACCGGAGGGATGGTCCAGGGGAAATACCGCCTAGGTGAGTCACGGGTCTTTGCCGGGTTCGGTTATGCCCTGGCCTCGATCGCCGTTTCTTTCGACTCTCCCGGGGGCGCGCCCGGTCTGCCCGGTGATTCGGGAACCTCGAATGTGGGCGGACTCAGTCCTTCGCTCACCTACGATACGCGGGACAATATCTTCACCCCGATCAAAGGGACCTACCTTGAGGCGAGCCTGGGGCTCTTCACCGAGTGGCTCGGTTCGGACGGCGATTTCCGGCGGTCGAACCTCATCGCGATGCACTACCTGCCTCTCCGGGACAAGTGGACGTTGGGGCTGCGGGGGCAGATCACCACCAGTTCGGAAGAGACCCCGTTCTACCTGCGGCCGTTCGTCTACCTGCGCGGGGTGCCGGCCATGCGGTATCAGGGAGAAGACATGGCACAGCTTGAGGCGGAGTTGTGCTGGCAATTCTGGGAGCGCTACAGCCTGGTCGGGTTTGCCGGCACCGGAGCCGCCTGGAACGAATGGACGAAGTTCGAACGCAGACAATCGGTGGTGGCGGGTGGGGGCGGCTTTCGCTACGAGATCGCCCGGGAATATGGGATTCACGCAGGATTGGACGTGGCGTTCGGCCCCGAGAACACAGCCATCTATATTTAA
- a CDS encoding VIT1/CCC1 transporter family protein: MATTPVSSSKRALDPNERISEVLFGLIMVLTFTGSLSVADAGGDDVRVMLIGALGCNFAWGIIDGIFYLMGSLAEKGSNLMTYRAVRSEPDPRKARDRLAQAMPSVIASVLTPAELDGVHQRLRDLPEPPARARLAQDDWRGAVTVFILVVLSTFPVAIPFIFMDEILPAMRVSNAIAIVMLFGTGFAYARIVGGNPWLLGFAMVILGSILVSMTIFLGG; the protein is encoded by the coding sequence ATGGCCACAACACCGGTCTCTTCCTCCAAGCGCGCCCTCGACCCGAATGAACGCATTTCCGAAGTTCTCTTCGGATTGATCATGGTGCTGACCTTCACCGGCTCGCTCAGCGTGGCGGATGCGGGCGGTGATGATGTGCGAGTCATGCTGATCGGTGCGTTGGGCTGCAACTTCGCCTGGGGCATCATTGACGGCATCTTTTACCTGATGGGCAGCTTGGCCGAAAAGGGCAGCAACCTCATGACCTATCGGGCGGTGAGAAGTGAGCCGGATCCCCGGAAGGCCCGCGATCGGCTTGCGCAGGCCATGCCTTCGGTCATTGCATCCGTCCTCACGCCGGCGGAGCTGGATGGGGTGCACCAGCGGCTGCGTGACCTGCCTGAGCCTCCGGCGCGGGCCCGATTGGCGCAGGACGACTGGCGTGGGGCGGTGACCGTCTTCATCCTGGTGGTTCTATCCACCTTTCCCGTCGCGATCCCCTTCATTTTCATGGACGAAATCCTTCCGGCCATGCGTGTTTCCAACGCGATTGCCATTGTGATGCTGTTCGGCACCGGGTTTGCCTATGCCCGCATCGTGGGCGGCAATCCGTGGCTGCTGGGGTTCGCCATGGTGATACTAGGCAGTATTCTTGTCAGCATGACCATTTTCCTGGGAGGCTGA
- the ppk2 gene encoding polyphosphate kinase 2 → MIKTLKAAKSDKPEKLKNKEYTSKLRELQGELCHLQEWVKHKGLRAIIVFEGRDGAGKGGTIKAITERVSPRVFRVIALPAPSDREKSQMYIQRYIKHFPAAGEVVIFDRSWYNRAGVEKVMGFCTKEQHKEFLRICPFIEGQIVKSGIILLKYWLEVSDKEQARRFVARVTDPVRQWKLSPMDLPSRSKWYEYSRARDEMLEATDTEENPWFILRSDDKKRARLNCITHLLGQIPYKKVPREKIRIPDRSRKHAYDDKASLKGRRFVEERF, encoded by the coding sequence ATGATCAAGACCCTGAAGGCCGCGAAATCCGACAAACCCGAAAAGCTCAAGAACAAGGAGTACACCAGTAAGCTGCGTGAGCTTCAGGGCGAGCTCTGCCATCTGCAGGAGTGGGTCAAACACAAGGGACTGCGGGCCATAATCGTCTTCGAAGGACGCGATGGCGCCGGCAAGGGAGGGACGATCAAAGCCATCACCGAACGGGTCAGTCCCCGCGTTTTTCGGGTCATCGCGCTGCCGGCTCCTTCGGACCGGGAGAAGTCGCAGATGTACATCCAGCGCTACATCAAACATTTTCCAGCCGCGGGCGAAGTCGTCATTTTCGACCGGAGTTGGTACAACCGCGCCGGAGTCGAAAAGGTGATGGGGTTCTGCACCAAAGAACAACACAAGGAGTTTCTCCGCATCTGTCCGTTCATCGAGGGACAGATTGTCAAATCCGGAATCATCCTGCTCAAGTACTGGCTGGAAGTGAGTGACAAGGAACAGGCGCGCCGGTTCGTGGCCCGGGTGACGGATCCGGTGCGCCAGTGGAAACTCAGTCCGATGGACCTCCCTTCGCGCAGCAAGTGGTACGAATATTCACGGGCCCGCGACGAGATGCTGGAGGCGACCGACACGGAGGAAAACCCCTGGTTCATCCTGCGCTCGGATGACAAGAAACGCGCCCGGCTCAACTGCATCACCCATCTGCTCGGGCAGATTCCCTACAAGAAGGTGCCTCGGGAGAAGATCAGGATTCCCGATCGCTCCAGGAAACATGCCTATGACGACAAGGCATCGTTGAAGGGGCGAAGGTTTGTTGAGGAAAGGTTCTGA
- a CDS encoding SDR family oxidoreductase, with protein MKVLFIGGTGVISSACAPLALERGIDLWLLNRGQSHRPEPAGAHVVHGDIRNPDSVRKALGAGKFDVIVDWIAFTPEHIETDLALFRDRTKQFVFISSASAYQTPPARLPVTEDTPLENPFWKYSRDKIACENRLMEAHRKEGFPVTIVRPSHTYDRTMIPLSGRYSPIARMKAGKPIVVHGDGSSLWTLTHHTDFARGFVGLLGHSGAIGEAFHITADFYLTWDQIARELARALGVEARIVHVPSDTIAAHDPSLGAGLLGDKTHSMIFDNSKVKRLVPDFRCRIPFSHGADEIIAWHEADPARQSFDPEFDALTDRLIAAQEKARP; from the coding sequence ATGAAAGTCCTCTTCATTGGCGGCACCGGGGTCATCAGCTCGGCCTGCGCACCCCTGGCTCTCGAGCGTGGGATCGACCTCTGGCTGCTCAATCGCGGGCAGAGTCACCGTCCGGAACCGGCCGGGGCCCATGTGGTTCATGGCGACATCCGGAACCCGGATTCCGTCCGCAAAGCGCTGGGGGCCGGGAAGTTCGATGTCATTGTCGACTGGATCGCCTTCACCCCGGAGCACATCGAGACCGACCTGGCCCTTTTCCGGGACCGGACGAAACAGTTTGTCTTCATCAGTTCCGCATCCGCCTACCAGACTCCGCCGGCCCGGCTTCCGGTGACGGAGGACACCCCATTGGAGAATCCCTTCTGGAAGTATTCCCGGGACAAGATCGCCTGCGAGAACCGGCTGATGGAAGCCCACCGCAAGGAAGGATTTCCCGTCACGATTGTGCGGCCGTCCCACACTTACGACCGGACCATGATTCCCCTGAGCGGCCGCTATTCGCCGATCGCGCGCATGAAGGCGGGCAAACCGATCGTTGTCCATGGCGACGGGTCATCGCTCTGGACCCTGACCCATCACACCGATTTCGCCCGGGGATTCGTCGGTCTGCTCGGTCATTCCGGGGCGATCGGCGAAGCCTTTCACATCACGGCCGACTTCTACCTGACCTGGGATCAGATCGCCCGGGAACTGGCCCGCGCGCTCGGGGTCGAGGCCCGGATCGTCCACGTGCCCTCGGATACGATTGCCGCCCATGACCCGTCCCTGGGCGCGGGGCTGCTCGGCGACAAGACCCACAGCATGATCTTCGACAACTCCAAGGTAAAGCGGCTCGTCCCCGATTTCCGGTGTCGCATCCCGTTTTCCCACGGCGCCGATGAGATCATCGCCTGGCACGAGGCAGATCCGGCGCGACAGTCGTTCGACCCGGAATTCGACGCCCTGACCGATCGCCTGATCGCGGCTCAGGAAAAAGCCCGGCCGTAA
- a CDS encoding arylsulfatase: protein MNTRKPLNASLAALIYAAFTLAGFGADGQTPAAPTPYQLNRTSLPIAEPDYPRSTVLDARDAVTPPRFEIKAPAGAPNVLIVLVDDMGFGMPSAFGGPVRMPSAERLAKQGLRYNQFHTTALCSPTRTALLSGRNHHMNNMGSITETATGFPGNTGQRPGAVAPLAEMLRLNGYSTAFFGKNHETAPWEVSVSGPTDRWPTRSGFDKFYGFFGGETDQWNPTLYDGMARIPTPHYPGYNFMTDMTDQAISWMKFQKALTPDKPFFIYFAPGATHAPHHVPQEWIAKNKGRFDQGWDKLREETLARQIELGVVPKGTKLANKPVAIKDWDQLNADEQKLFARQMEVYSAFGEYADDEIGRLFDAVGETGQLENTLIFYILGDNGTSAEGGMDGMFSEMTYFNNVQETVQEMLKHYDEWGGPTTYPHMAAGWAVAGDTPFMWTKQMPSNYGGTRNGMIVSWPKGIKATNQVRSQWHHVIDVAPTVLEAASLPEPKSVNGTVQSPMEGVSMIYSFAQPDTKSTRTTQYFEIFGNRAIYHDGWFAGTVHRAPWEKVPRRKLQDDVWELYDTSADFSLTDNLAETNPAKLKELQDIFMKEASKYRVLPIDDRLLERIVAETAGRPDLMGDRTSLTLSEGMGGMSENVFLNLKNRSHSITADLEIPAGGANGVVIAQAGRFGGWSLYLKDGKPTYCYNFLGLQEYKVAAPTALAAGKATIRMNFDYDGGGVGKGGIASILVNGEQVASGRIERTQMAIFSADETAGVGMDDATPVTTDYEERNNAFTGRILKVELEVMPIGEAIKAEADLAMNRSRIQRAMAE, encoded by the coding sequence ATGAATACGAGAAAACCCCTCAACGCATCTCTCGCGGCCCTCATTTACGCCGCGTTCACCCTCGCAGGATTTGGGGCTGACGGGCAGACACCGGCAGCGCCCACACCGTATCAGCTCAATCGGACCTCGTTGCCAATCGCAGAGCCGGACTACCCGCGCAGCACCGTTCTCGACGCCCGCGACGCCGTCACTCCGCCGCGCTTCGAGATCAAGGCACCGGCCGGTGCGCCGAATGTCCTCATCGTGCTCGTGGATGACATGGGCTTTGGCATGCCGAGCGCCTTCGGCGGGCCGGTGCGCATGCCGTCGGCCGAGCGCCTTGCGAAGCAGGGCCTGCGCTACAACCAGTTCCACACCACCGCGCTCTGCTCGCCCACGCGGACAGCCCTGCTCTCGGGCCGCAATCACCACATGAACAACATGGGCAGCATCACGGAGACGGCCACGGGCTTTCCGGGCAATACCGGGCAGCGACCCGGCGCCGTGGCGCCGCTCGCGGAAATGCTGCGCCTGAATGGCTACAGTACCGCCTTCTTTGGAAAGAACCACGAGACGGCACCCTGGGAGGTGAGCGTCTCCGGCCCAACCGACCGCTGGCCCACGCGCTCAGGCTTTGACAAGTTCTACGGCTTCTTCGGCGGCGAGACTGACCAGTGGAATCCAACGCTCTACGACGGCATGGCCCGCATCCCCACGCCGCACTACCCCGGCTACAACTTCATGACCGACATGACCGACCAGGCCATCTCTTGGATGAAGTTCCAAAAGGCGCTCACGCCGGACAAGCCCTTCTTCATCTACTTCGCACCGGGTGCGACCCATGCGCCGCATCATGTGCCACAGGAATGGATCGCGAAGAACAAGGGTCGTTTTGACCAGGGATGGGACAAGCTGCGCGAGGAAACGCTGGCGCGGCAGATCGAGCTGGGCGTGGTGCCAAAGGGCACGAAGTTGGCCAACAAACCCGTGGCCATCAAGGATTGGGACCAACTGAACGCCGACGAGCAGAAGCTCTTTGCCCGGCAGATGGAGGTCTATTCCGCGTTCGGGGAATACGCGGATGACGAGATCGGCCGCCTCTTCGACGCCGTCGGCGAGACCGGCCAGCTGGAGAACACCCTCATCTTCTACATCCTCGGCGACAACGGCACAAGTGCCGAGGGTGGCATGGACGGCATGTTCAGCGAGATGACTTACTTTAACAACGTGCAGGAAACCGTGCAGGAAATGCTCAAGCACTACGACGAATGGGGCGGACCGACGACTTACCCGCACATGGCTGCGGGCTGGGCCGTCGCCGGCGATACGCCCTTCATGTGGACCAAGCAGATGCCCTCCAACTACGGCGGCACGCGCAATGGCATGATCGTCTCGTGGCCCAAGGGTATCAAAGCCACCAACCAGGTGCGCTCGCAGTGGCATCACGTCATCGACGTCGCCCCCACCGTGCTCGAAGCCGCCAGCCTGCCCGAGCCCAAGAGCGTCAACGGTACCGTCCAGTCTCCCATGGAAGGCGTGAGCATGATTTACTCCTTCGCCCAGCCTGACACGAAGAGCACCCGCACGACTCAGTATTTCGAAATCTTCGGCAACCGAGCCATCTACCATGACGGCTGGTTTGCCGGCACCGTCCACCGCGCACCGTGGGAGAAAGTGCCCCGGAGGAAGCTGCAGGATGACGTGTGGGAACTCTACGACACGAGCGCCGACTTCAGCTTGACCGACAACCTCGCCGAAACCAATCCGGCCAAGCTCAAGGAACTGCAAGACATCTTCATGAAGGAAGCTTCGAAGTATCGCGTGTTACCCATCGACGACCGCCTGCTCGAACGCATCGTCGCGGAGACAGCGGGTCGGCCCGACCTTATGGGGGACCGAACCTCGCTCACCCTCTCCGAGGGCATGGGTGGCATGAGCGAAAACGTTTTCCTCAATCTGAAGAATCGCTCACACTCCATCACGGCCGACCTGGAGATCCCCGCCGGCGGCGCCAATGGCGTCGTCATCGCCCAAGCCGGGCGCTTCGGCGGCTGGAGCCTCTATCTCAAGGACGGCAAGCCGACCTATTGCTACAACTTCCTCGGACTCCAGGAATACAAGGTCGCGGCCCCCACGGCATTGGCCGCAGGCAAGGCGACCATACGCATGAATTTCGACTACGACGGCGGCGGAGTCGGCAAGGGCGGTATCGCCAGCATTCTCGTCAACGGCGAGCAGGTCGCCAGCGGCCGCATCGAGCGCACACAGATGGCCATCTTCTCGGCGGACGAGACGGCAGGCGTTGGCATGGACGACGCCACGCCGGTCACGACCGATTATGAGGAACGCAACAATGCCTTCACCGGCAGGATACTCAAGGTGGAGCTTGAGGTCATGCCGATCGGAGAGGCGATCAAAGCGGAAGCCGATCTAGCCATGAATAGGTCCCGAATTCAACGGGCTATGGCCGAATAG
- a CDS encoding efflux transporter outer membrane subunit: protein MHTLSKAFGILLGAALLAGCATKAPPELTEIQQQAGVVGDLEPTSEWKETVASGPIADNWLATFKDQQLDALITEAMAKNPDLRIASTKVEQAVQYVELSKAALRPSLSIFGIGGLNLGGGDISSPLQGGSFRASWEPDLWGRLRYGRNATEASYASVQADYEFARQSLAAMVAKGWFTASETWQQQTIADDLVAAAEKLLELADERYRIGAGNEQDVALAQANLGSYRDNARQVRLAHQQAQRSLELLLGRYPAAELSVRPDLVELPPDIPAGLPLEMLERRPDMVAAERRVAAAFNRVGEARAARLPRIILNANASYISSEILELQPDYENPSFGAGATLIAPIYDGGQLKTQVTIRTLEQKEAVAHYARQALEALGEVENILATSRSLADREKILTRVLAENERALAMAQTSYRIGSGDLRAVQQQKLNVQAARLALLRVRSEQLSQRVNLHLVLGGSFEPVTDV, encoded by the coding sequence ATGCACACGCTCTCCAAAGCATTCGGCATCCTTCTCGGGGCTGCCCTTCTGGCCGGTTGCGCCACCAAGGCTCCGCCTGAACTGACCGAGATTCAGCAACAGGCCGGAGTCGTCGGCGACCTGGAGCCGACCAGTGAGTGGAAAGAAACAGTGGCTTCCGGGCCGATCGCCGACAACTGGTTGGCGACGTTCAAGGACCAGCAACTCGATGCCCTGATCACCGAGGCGATGGCCAAGAATCCGGATCTGCGCATTGCGTCCACCAAGGTGGAACAGGCGGTTCAATACGTCGAGCTCTCCAAAGCCGCCCTTCGGCCGTCACTGAGTATCTTCGGCATCGGCGGCCTCAACCTGGGGGGGGGCGACATCAGTTCACCGCTCCAGGGCGGCTCGTTCCGCGCGTCCTGGGAACCCGATCTGTGGGGCCGCTTGCGCTATGGACGAAATGCCACCGAGGCCAGCTATGCCTCGGTCCAGGCCGATTATGAGTTCGCCCGCCAGTCGCTCGCCGCCATGGTGGCGAAGGGATGGTTTACCGCCAGTGAAACCTGGCAACAGCAGACGATCGCGGACGATCTGGTTGCCGCTGCCGAAAAGCTGCTGGAACTCGCGGACGAGCGTTACCGAATCGGCGCCGGCAATGAACAGGATGTGGCGCTCGCACAGGCCAACCTCGGGAGCTATCGCGACAATGCGCGCCAGGTGCGACTTGCCCATCAGCAGGCACAGCGTTCCCTCGAATTGCTCCTTGGACGTTATCCGGCGGCCGAACTCTCAGTCCGTCCGGATCTCGTCGAACTGCCACCGGATATTCCCGCCGGGTTGCCGTTGGAGATGTTGGAGCGCCGGCCGGACATGGTCGCGGCCGAACGGAGAGTCGCCGCTGCCTTCAATCGGGTGGGTGAGGCCAGGGCCGCCCGGTTGCCGCGCATCATCCTGAACGCGAATGCCTCTTATATTTCCAGTGAAATCCTCGAGCTTCAGCCGGATTATGAGAACCCGTCCTTCGGCGCCGGCGCCACACTCATTGCCCCCATTTATGACGGCGGCCAGCTCAAGACACAGGTGACCATCCGCACGCTCGAGCAGAAGGAGGCGGTCGCCCACTACGCCCGGCAGGCGTTGGAGGCACTTGGTGAGGTCGAAAACATCCTGGCGACCAGCCGGTCCCTCGCGGACCGGGAGAAGATCCTTACCCGCGTTCTGGCCGAAAACGAACGCGCGCTTGCCATGGCCCAGACCAGCTACCGGATCGGCTCAGGCGATCTGCGCGCCGTGCAACAGCAAAAGCTCAACGTTCAGGCGGCACGTCTCGCCCTTCTGCGGGTCCGGAGCGAGCAGCTCAGTCAACGCGTCAATCTGCACCTCGTCCTGGGTGGAAGCTTCGAGCCGGTCACCGACGTTTAG
- a CDS encoding biotin/lipoyl-binding protein encodes MEILLLGIYSFFVWLIFFKFKWLPWNIISQVIVITLPIVAIAMLILLLNIAAPSSHDIRVVNYVVPINTPVRGLVTEVPIEPNRPIKKGDVLFKIDPAPYEIEVKSYEAQLKQLQIQLVTAQASARNMEETLKGAIGQKDVINSRLDLAQLRLKQFKELADSGAGNKFDYQKAQADVLDLEGQLASVGATEAQAREKLSARSDDGEQDEVANVRAQIARAEAQLADARWSLSQTTYYAPADGRVVALTLRPGAMAVPLPMAPAMNFIEDEGWILAIYHQNEVRKVAPGQEAEVAFAMYPGKIVKCTVDSIMWATAQGQLPIGSMNGTGGVAPIPPNSLAVRLLPAGRDEELFLAAGAHGAGAIYTDSGHMIHIIRKVMVRITAKLNWLILKLH; translated from the coding sequence ATGGAAATCCTATTGCTCGGTATTTACTCGTTCTTCGTCTGGCTGATCTTCTTCAAGTTCAAGTGGCTCCCCTGGAATATCATCAGCCAGGTAATCGTCATCACCCTCCCGATCGTCGCCATCGCGATGTTGATACTCCTGCTCAACATCGCCGCGCCTTCGTCGCACGACATCCGGGTCGTCAACTACGTCGTCCCCATCAATACGCCAGTCCGCGGCCTGGTCACCGAGGTGCCCATCGAGCCGAACCGCCCGATCAAGAAAGGGGATGTTCTCTTCAAGATCGACCCCGCTCCGTATGAGATCGAGGTGAAGAGCTACGAGGCCCAACTCAAACAGCTTCAGATTCAACTGGTTACCGCCCAGGCAAGCGCGCGCAACATGGAGGAGACGCTCAAAGGCGCGATCGGCCAGAAAGACGTCATCAATTCGAGACTTGATCTGGCCCAGCTTCGGTTGAAGCAGTTCAAGGAGCTGGCCGATTCCGGTGCCGGCAACAAATTCGATTACCAGAAGGCCCAGGCCGATGTGCTGGACCTTGAAGGCCAACTCGCCTCGGTCGGGGCAACTGAGGCCCAGGCCCGCGAGAAGCTTTCGGCCAGGTCCGACGACGGCGAACAGGATGAGGTTGCCAACGTGCGGGCCCAGATCGCCCGTGCGGAAGCGCAGCTGGCGGACGCCCGATGGAGTCTCAGCCAGACCACCTACTACGCGCCGGCCGATGGCCGCGTCGTCGCCCTGACCCTGCGGCCCGGCGCGATGGCCGTTCCCCTGCCCATGGCGCCGGCCATGAACTTCATCGAGGACGAGGGCTGGATTCTCGCCATCTACCACCAGAACGAGGTCCGCAAGGTCGCACCCGGTCAGGAGGCGGAGGTCGCCTTTGCCATGTATCCGGGCAAAATCGTCAAGTGCACCGTGGACTCCATCATGTGGGCCACCGCACAGGGGCAACTGCCCATCGGCTCGATGAACGGAACGGGCGGCGTCGCGCCCATCCCGCCCAATTCCCTCGCGGTTCGTCTTCTGCCGGCCGGCAGGGACGAAGAGCTCTTTCTCGCGGCAGGGGCACACGGCGCCGGTGCCATCTACACCGACAGCGGTCATATGATTCACATTATCCGCAAGGTTATGGTGCGGATCACTGCCAAGCTCAATTGGCTCATCCTCAAGTTGCATTGA
- a CDS encoding cation:proton antiporter — protein MNLILIFLVLLFVHSLVSGRLERTIVTTPIAFAVVGMLTYFILPSPLDFRADHEVFLTVAEIGLVLLLFTDASRTGLRELMRIGALPGRLLSVGMLLTIVLGAIAAKLVFPALTIWEAGILAAILAPTDAGLGQVIVNSPRVPLKIREALNVEAGLNDGLSVPFLLFFIALADPSADGSQTRLVHFVVEQLGYGFLVGAGIGLVGGGLLGRAHRRKWIAHGWLQLGVVVLPVMCLLVSERVDASPFIAAFVAGLAVQVGFKDASKHSVEFTEQWGQVFNLAVFFLFGLLAAHALPELTWMHALYAVLSLTVVRMLPVAVALIRTRLSRSTVLFMGWFGPRGLASIVLGLVYLGQEMHQTGEGTIRLAVMLTVLCSILAHGATALPGTKLYARKVTTLSSDAPELGGVKDE, from the coding sequence ATGAACCTGATCCTCATCTTTCTCGTCCTCCTCTTTGTGCACAGTCTCGTGTCGGGACGGCTGGAGCGGACGATTGTGACCACCCCGATTGCCTTCGCGGTGGTTGGGATGCTGACGTACTTTATCCTCCCGTCTCCTCTTGACTTCAGGGCGGACCACGAGGTCTTCCTCACCGTGGCCGAGATCGGGCTTGTCCTGCTGCTCTTCACTGATGCCAGCCGCACCGGTCTGCGGGAATTGATGCGGATCGGGGCGTTGCCCGGTCGCCTTCTGAGTGTCGGGATGCTGCTGACCATCGTGCTGGGGGCCATTGCCGCAAAGCTGGTTTTTCCGGCTCTCACGATTTGGGAAGCCGGCATTCTTGCCGCCATTCTCGCACCGACCGATGCCGGCCTGGGGCAGGTCATCGTGAACAGTCCGCGAGTACCGTTGAAGATCCGGGAGGCGCTCAATGTGGAAGCGGGTCTCAATGACGGACTTTCCGTTCCTTTTCTCCTTTTCTTCATCGCCCTCGCGGATCCTTCCGCCGACGGCAGCCAGACCCGGCTGGTGCACTTTGTGGTGGAGCAGCTTGGTTACGGATTCCTGGTCGGTGCGGGCATTGGCCTGGTAGGCGGAGGATTGTTGGGACGGGCTCACCGCCGGAAATGGATCGCCCATGGATGGTTGCAGCTCGGGGTCGTGGTCCTGCCGGTCATGTGTCTTCTCGTTTCCGAGCGGGTGGACGCAAGCCCCTTCATAGCGGCTTTCGTGGCGGGTCTCGCCGTGCAGGTCGGATTCAAGGATGCGTCGAAGCACAGTGTCGAGTTCACCGAGCAATGGGGTCAGGTCTTCAATCTCGCGGTCTTTTTTCTCTTCGGATTGCTGGCCGCGCATGCCTTGCCGGAGTTGACCTGGATGCACGCCCTCTATGCCGTCCTCAGCCTCACCGTGGTGCGAATGCTCCCCGTGGCAGTCGCGCTGATCCGGACCCGTCTGAGCCGTTCAACCGTCCTTTTCATGGGCTGGTTCGGACCACGGGGCCTGGCCTCCATCGTGCTCGGGCTGGTCTATCTGGGCCAGGAGATGCACCAAACCGGAGAGGGAACCATCCGTCTGGCGGTGATGCTGACGGTCCTTTGCAGCATCCTGGCCCACGGCGCCACCGCCTTGCCGGGGACGAAGCTCTACGCTCGGAAGGTGACCACGCTGTCGTCCGACGCCCCCGAGCTTGGCGGGGTCAAAGACGAATAG